TATGCGTATGGCGGTGGGCTGTATCCCTCTTTTTGCCAGCAGGTCTAAATATAAATTTTCTTCCATAATCCTTCATTATTCTATTTTAATGAATTTCTGTATTCGTATAGCATTTACTATTGCAATGAGTGCGACGCCTACATCCGCAAATACAGCTTCCCACAGTGTGGCCAGCCCGCCGGCGCCCAAAACCAATACAAGCAGTTTTACCCCGAAAGCCAGAGATATGTTCTGCCAGATAATCCGGCGGGTATGTTTTGCCACCCGGATGGCGGTTGCCACTTTCGATGGCTGGTCGGTTTGTATTACCACATCTGCCGTTTCGATGGCTGCGTCACTACCCAATCCTCCCATGGCAATGCCTATATTACTGAGGGCGAGAACTGGTGCGTCGTTGATGCCATCACCTACAAAAGCAATTCGGTTTCCGGCATGTTGACGTAGTTCCTCAATGTGTTTTACTTTACCGTCGGGCAGCAGGTCGCCGTATGCTTCCCTGACTCCTAACTTTTGCGCAAAGTTAGTCACAATGGCTTGCTTGTCTCCCGAAAGTATCTGAATATTATTTATATTTAAAGCTTTTAATTCATTGACCGCCTGGACGGCATCTTCTTTCAGTGTATCAGCTAATAGCAGGTAGCCGGTGTATTCTGTTCCCATGGCACATGCCACAATTGTGTCGGAGATGAGTGATAGTTCTTCGGGATAGTTTATTTGATATTTGGACAATAGACGGATATTTCCTGCCAAAATGCGTTTTCCTCCAATAGTTGTTACCAATCCGTGACCGGCGATTTCCGTAACCTCGGTAGTAGGTTCGAGTGCTATATTACGCTCTCTGGCATAGCTGACAATGGCTTTTGCAATCGGGTGTGTACTATTCCGTTCTACCGAAGCTGCCAGTTGTATCAGCTTTTCTTCGGATATGCCCGGTTGTGTTTCGCAGGACTGCACGTTGAAAGTTCCTTTCGTCAGTGTGCCTGTCTTGTCAAAGACCACTGTGTTGACTTGGGTGATGGCATCCAGGTAATTTCCACCCTTAAACAAAACGCCGAGGCGGGATGCTGCGCCTATGCCTCCGAAATATCCCAGTGGAATGCTGACTACCAAGGCACACGGACAAGAAATAACCAGAAATACCAATGCTTTGTAAAGCCAGTCGTCAAATACAAAAGTGAACTGGACATTGATCAGTGAATAGATAAAAGGAAGAAGCACGGTCAATACTGCCAGCACTGTGACGATCGGTGTGTAAATACGGGCAAATTTTCGGATGAACAATTCTGCTGGAGCTTTTCGTTCGGAGGCATTCTGGACAAGTTCCAGTATTCTTGATAGGGCACTATTCTCAAAGGGTCTTGTAACTTGTATTCTGGTCACTTTATCCGTCACTATCATTCCGGCAAGCACTTCCTCACCCCTTCGTATGCTGCGCGGACGGCTCTCTCCGGTCAGTGCAGATGTATTGAATGCTGCGGCTTCACTCTGCATTACACCATCCAGAGGAACCCGTTCTCCTGCTTTTACCTCTATGATTTCTCCGACTTGTACTTTTTGAGGAGTTTCAACTACGGGCTCATTCTCTTTGATTACCGTCGCTGTTTCTGGACGTACATCGAGCAGAGTGCTGATATTGCGTTTCGCTCTATCCACTGCCTTGCCCTGAAAGAGTTCTCCCAAAGAGTAGAACAGCATGACAGCCACACCTTCCGGATACTCTCTAATATAAAAAGCTCCTAAAGTGGCAATGGTCATAAGCGTGAATTCGCTGAAAACATCTTTTTCCACAATGCTTTTCCAAGCCTCCTTCATGACCGGTAGTCCTACCGGCAGATATGCCGATATATACCATATAAGAGCTACATATTTTTCACGGAAAAAAGTAATATCCATCATATCCATGATGATGCCGCCGAAAAGCAGTAATGCCGACAATATAATCTTCCGGTAATCTTTTAAAGCATTCGAGTTTACCGGAACTTTTTGACTCTGTGCACTGTCATGAGCGCAGCATTTACAATTATGATGTCCCATATTATTGTTTTTATTTCGGATGCAAAGTTAAGTAAAGGAGGATGCAACCAAGTTGCAAAGGTATATCTTTTGCATAAAATGCTGGGTTATGCAACAATTATCGGAGGATTGTCGTTATTTAATTTAAATAAATTATATCTTTGTTGAAATAACTTTTATCATAATGAGGCATTTTTTCCTTTTTACCTGTCTGGCTGTGAACTTTCTTTTTGTCGGATGTGGCAACCGGAAAGATGGACCTGTATTCATAGTAGTGCCGGATGCCGTTCTTGCCGATTCGGCTTCTGCCGATACGATAGTCGTGGAATTACCTTTTGAGGAAAAGTTGCTGGCGGCTTCTGATATAACTCTTGTCAAAGAGTTGCTTTATGACAAATATACTTTGGAGGACTCTTATCCATATAAAGATACGGTGCGTTCCTTTAAATGGGAAGTGATTCGTAATTGTCTGGCTTATATTGAAAATATGCAGCGTGACACTGCAAAGTGGGTGGTGCTGCAGAACTATAAGAACCTGAACAATGAAGCCCCGTTGGTTCGACGATTTGTCAGAGATGCCTATCATCGTGTGGCGGACACTTTTGGTGTGGAACGTTATCAGTCTGTTCCACTATATTTGTTTGCCGACACAGTGGTTCCCGAACGCTATGGAAGAGATGGGACTCTGGCGCATCTGATAGGAGAAGAAGGGAGTTTTTGCAGGATACGTCCCGTCACCCTTGAAGATGAGTGGCTGGCTCCCCGTCGTTATTTGAAACTTTTAGGTGATACTGCCGTCTTTAATCATGTTGTTTTTGTGGATCGTCTGGATCAGAATATTACTGCTTTGGAATGTACCGGTAAGGGTGAATGGAAGATACGCAGCATGAATCCGGCCACTACCGGGCGTCATGCTCCTCCCTATGCTCAGGAAACCCCATTGGGCATGTATCTGCTTCAGCAGAAGAAAACGCGTATGGTCTTTCTGAAGGATGGGTCTGCCGCAACGGGAGGCTATGCACCTTATGCAAGCCGTTTCACAAACGGTGCTTATATACATGGAGTACCGGTCAATGTACCTCGTACATCCATGATTGAATATAGCGGGTCTTTGGGCACTACCCCCCGTTCGCATATGTGTGTGCGCAATGCCACTTCACATGCCAGATTCATCTTCGATTGGGCTCCCGTCGAACGTGCTTTGGTGGTTGTCATTGAATAGGTATGCTATTTTTAACTATCTGTGTGATAGATGTATGGAGAAAAAGTTCTAACTTTGTCCCCGTTCTTTTCCGGTCAGAAGAATTATGCAGAGATTTATATTGTTCTTTTTACTCGCGTTTGTTCCTTGCTCTCTGTTTTTGGAAGGCGAGCCGTTGGATGGTGTGGCAGAAGGAAATTCCTCCGGGACATTTGCCGGGATTACAGCCTGTGCCGAACTTTATCGTTCCATGGGTTTGGAAGGGATGGTAAACTGGAGAGCCTTTCGGCAAGCAGTGGTGGGATATGATAAAATAGAAAACAGAAAACGGGATATTCTGACACTGATCGACTTTTCCCGTCCTTCTACCGAGGAACGGCTCTATGTCTTTGATATGAAACAGCGCAAGATGCTTTTTTCATCGGTTGTTTCTCACGGGAAGAACAGTGGGGAGAATTATGCCACTTCTTTTTCCAACGAATATGGTTCTTACAAAAGTTCGTTGGGATTTTATCTTACGGAATCCACTTATCAAGGAAAGAACGGGTACTCGCTTGTTCTGAACGGTCTTGAAAAAGGTATCAATGACCGTGCTCGCGAGCGTGCCATCGTAATGCACGGGGCTGCTTATGCCGATCCTTCGGCTGTGGGTAAGGGAGGGCGTTTAGGCAGAAGTTTCGGCTGTCCTGCCGTACCGCAAAAACTTTCCCGTCCCATCATTGATACCATCAAGGGAGGAAGTGTGATATACATTTATGCCGAGACTCCTGATTATCTGGTTCACAGTTCTGTCTTGAAAGATGCCAGCCTGCTGCTGTAAAGAGTAATCTTTTGATGTTTATCAATTCCGGCAATCATATCTTTTACTACTTTTGTATCCGATTTTAGCGGATATCAGATTTATATGGCTACATCCGGAGAGATGACGGAGGGCAAAGCGCTCCCGTTGATTTTCAACTTTACTTTGCCCTTGTTGCTCGGCAACCTGCTGCAACAGACTTATTCGCTGGTAGATGCAGCGATTGTAGGTCGTTTTCTGGGTATTGATGCTCTGGCTTCGGTTGGGGCAAGCACCTCGGTCATTTTCCTTATTTTGGGCTTTTGCAACGGATGTTGTGGCGGTTTCGGCATTCCGGTGGCTCAGAAGTTCGGTGCGAGAGATTATAGTACGATGCGTCGTTATGTGGCTGTCAGCCTGAGGTTGGCGGGGGTAATGTCGCTGGTTATTGCCGTGATTACGAGCTTGCTTTGCGCCGATATTCTGCGTGCAATGAGTACTCCGGAAAGTATATTTAAGGGAGCCTATCGTTACTTGCTGATTACCTTTATCGGTGTTCCCTGTACTTTCTCCTATAATTTGCTGTCCAGCATCATCCGTGCTTTAGGAGACAGCAAAACCCCGTTTTGGTTCTTGCTTTTTTCGACAGTACTGAATATTCTGCTTGATTTGTTTTGTATACTTGTATTGGACTGGGAAGTGGCAGGAGCTGCTGTTGCCACAGTTTTTTCACAGGGTGTATCGGCTGTGCTGTGCTATTTTTATATGATGCGGCATTTTGATATACTGAAAGCAACTTCCGCAGAAAGGAAATTCAACGGAGCCTTGGCCCGTACATTAATGTATATCGGTGTACCGATGGGATTGCAATTCTCCATTACAGCCGTTGGCAGCATTATGTTGCAAAGTGCCAATAACGCTTTGGGAACTGCTTGCGTTGCGGCATTTACCGCTGCCATGCGAATAAAGATGTTCTTTATGTGTCCTTTTGAAAGTTTAGGGATGGCGATGGCCACTTACAGTGGGCAGAATTATGGTGCAGGTAAATCCGAACGTATCTGGATGGGAGTGAAAGCAAGCGTTTTGATGATGATAATCTATTGGGCATTTACTTTTTGTATATTGATGTCGGGAGCCGGAATATTTGCTTTGCTTTTTGTGGAGGCTTCAGAACAGGAAATACTGAGAGATACGGAATTGTTCCTGCATATATCGGTTTCGTTCTTTCCGGTTTTGGGGTTACTCTGTATCTTGCGCTATACTATCCAGGGAGTCGGATTTACGAACTTTGCCATGCTTTCGGGCGTTTCAGAGATGATTGCGCGTATATCAGTCAGTTTGCTGGCAGTGCCAGCTTTCGGCTATATGGCGGTATGCTTCGGTGATCCTACAGCATGGATATTTGCCGATGCTTTTCTGATACCTGCTTTTGTTTATGTCTATCGTCGGATATTACAAGTGAAGAAAAATTAGTGTATCTTTGTATCGGGAGTTATTATGACAATGACCGGACAAAAGATTATTCATATTGACATGGATGCATTCTATGCCTCAGTAGAGCAGCGCGACAATCCGGGACTGCGGGGCAAGCCGATTGCAGTGGGACATTCGGAAGAACGGGGTGTGGTAGCAGCAGCCAGTTACGAGGCACGGCGTTTTGGAGTGCGTTCGGCCATGTCGTCGCAGAAGGCGAGGCGTCTCTGTCCCCAACTTATCTTTGTGCCGGGAAGGATGGAAGTATATAAGGCTGTTTCTTGCCAGATACATGAGATCTTCCATGAATATACTGATATTATCGAACCTATTTCTCTTGATGAGGCTTTTTTGGATGTGACGCAAAATAAGCTCAGCATCTCGTTGGCTGTGGATATCGCCAAAGAAATAAAGCTGAAGATAAAGGACAGGCTGCACTTGATTGCCTCTGCCGGTGTGTCATATAATAAGTTCCTTGCCAAGATAGCCTCTGATTATCGCAAGCCTGACGGGTTGTGTACAATTCATCCGGATCAGGCATTAAAGTTTATAGCAGGCTTGCCGATTGAAAACTTTTGGGGAGTAGGTCCGGTTACAGCAAAGAAAATGCATCTTCTGGGAATTCATAAAGGAGAAGATCTGCGCAGTTGTTCTCAAGATATGCTGACTCGTGAATTCGGTAAGGTGGGTATTGTTTATTATGACTTCGCAAGGGGAATAGATCGACGTCCGGTAGAGGCGGTGCATGTCCGTAAATCCATAGGATGTGAGCATACTTTGGAGAAAGACATCAGTGAGCGTTCTTCTGTTATCATTGAACTGTATCATGTTGCTGTGGAACTGGTTGGACGTTTGGAACATAAAAACTTCCGTGGAAATACGCTTACCCTAAAAATCAAGTTTCATGATTTCAGCCAGATAACCCGTAGTATGACTCAGCTTAAG
Above is a window of Bacteroides helcogenes P 36-108 DNA encoding:
- a CDS encoding heavy metal translocating P-type ATPase gives rise to the protein MGHHNCKCCAHDSAQSQKVPVNSNALKDYRKIILSALLLFGGIIMDMMDITFFREKYVALIWYISAYLPVGLPVMKEAWKSIVEKDVFSEFTLMTIATLGAFYIREYPEGVAVMLFYSLGELFQGKAVDRAKRNISTLLDVRPETATVIKENEPVVETPQKVQVGEIIEVKAGERVPLDGVMQSEAAAFNTSALTGESRPRSIRRGEEVLAGMIVTDKVTRIQVTRPFENSALSRILELVQNASERKAPAELFIRKFARIYTPIVTVLAVLTVLLPFIYSLINVQFTFVFDDWLYKALVFLVISCPCALVVSIPLGYFGGIGAASRLGVLFKGGNYLDAITQVNTVVFDKTGTLTKGTFNVQSCETQPGISEEKLIQLAASVERNSTHPIAKAIVSYARERNIALEPTTEVTEIAGHGLVTTIGGKRILAGNIRLLSKYQINYPEELSLISDTIVACAMGTEYTGYLLLADTLKEDAVQAVNELKALNINNIQILSGDKQAIVTNFAQKLGVREAYGDLLPDGKVKHIEELRQHAGNRIAFVGDGINDAPVLALSNIGIAMGGLGSDAAIETADVVIQTDQPSKVATAIRVAKHTRRIIWQNISLAFGVKLLVLVLGAGGLATLWEAVFADVGVALIAIVNAIRIQKFIKIE
- a CDS encoding L,D-transpeptidase — protein: MRHFFLFTCLAVNFLFVGCGNRKDGPVFIVVPDAVLADSASADTIVVELPFEEKLLAASDITLVKELLYDKYTLEDSYPYKDTVRSFKWEVIRNCLAYIENMQRDTAKWVVLQNYKNLNNEAPLVRRFVRDAYHRVADTFGVERYQSVPLYLFADTVVPERYGRDGTLAHLIGEEGSFCRIRPVTLEDEWLAPRRYLKLLGDTAVFNHVVFVDRLDQNITALECTGKGEWKIRSMNPATTGRHAPPYAQETPLGMYLLQQKKTRMVFLKDGSAATGGYAPYASRFTNGAYIHGVPVNVPRTSMIEYSGSLGTTPRSHMCVRNATSHARFIFDWAPVERALVVVIE
- a CDS encoding murein L,D-transpeptidase catalytic domain family protein; amino-acid sequence: MQRFILFFLLAFVPCSLFLEGEPLDGVAEGNSSGTFAGITACAELYRSMGLEGMVNWRAFRQAVVGYDKIENRKRDILTLIDFSRPSTEERLYVFDMKQRKMLFSSVVSHGKNSGENYATSFSNEYGSYKSSLGFYLTESTYQGKNGYSLVLNGLEKGINDRARERAIVMHGAAYADPSAVGKGGRLGRSFGCPAVPQKLSRPIIDTIKGGSVIYIYAETPDYLVHSSVLKDASLLL
- a CDS encoding MATE family efflux transporter, with the translated sequence MATSGEMTEGKALPLIFNFTLPLLLGNLLQQTYSLVDAAIVGRFLGIDALASVGASTSVIFLILGFCNGCCGGFGIPVAQKFGARDYSTMRRYVAVSLRLAGVMSLVIAVITSLLCADILRAMSTPESIFKGAYRYLLITFIGVPCTFSYNLLSSIIRALGDSKTPFWFLLFSTVLNILLDLFCILVLDWEVAGAAVATVFSQGVSAVLCYFYMMRHFDILKATSAERKFNGALARTLMYIGVPMGLQFSITAVGSIMLQSANNALGTACVAAFTAAMRIKMFFMCPFESLGMAMATYSGQNYGAGKSERIWMGVKASVLMMIIYWAFTFCILMSGAGIFALLFVEASEQEILRDTELFLHISVSFFPVLGLLCILRYTIQGVGFTNFAMLSGVSEMIARISVSLLAVPAFGYMAVCFGDPTAWIFADAFLIPAFVYVYRRILQVKKN
- the dinB gene encoding DNA polymerase IV, producing the protein MTGQKIIHIDMDAFYASVEQRDNPGLRGKPIAVGHSEERGVVAAASYEARRFGVRSAMSSQKARRLCPQLIFVPGRMEVYKAVSCQIHEIFHEYTDIIEPISLDEAFLDVTQNKLSISLAVDIAKEIKLKIKDRLHLIASAGVSYNKFLAKIASDYRKPDGLCTIHPDQALKFIAGLPIENFWGVGPVTAKKMHLLGIHKGEDLRSCSQDMLTREFGKVGIVYYDFARGIDRRPVEAVHVRKSIGCEHTLEKDISERSSVIIELYHVAVELVGRLEHKNFRGNTLTLKIKFHDFSQITRSMTQLKELTALDVILPLAKQLLQEVEYERHPIRLIGLSVSNPCEEGERRSNVWEQLSFEFSDWQW